In Carya illinoinensis cultivar Pawnee chromosome 6, C.illinoinensisPawnee_v1, whole genome shotgun sequence, a single genomic region encodes these proteins:
- the LOC122313273 gene encoding basic endochitinase C-like, whose product MNLVSWILFLAFVLARTSGKHAYRFPEGECGKEAEYTPCRDGYCCSNDGWCGNTDDYCSPGHCQSQCPTSPPPPSPPPPPPPIAPPPPPIVPPPPPFPEGECGKEAEYTPCRDGYCCSNDGWCGNTDDYCSPGHCQSQCPATPPPPPPPSPIVPTPAPAPAPAQASNPTSSGDDVSSIITPSLFDKLLLHRNDLICESTNGFYSYDAFLAAARSFTGFGTTGDVDTRKREIAAFLAQTSYETAGGWADAPNGAYAWRYCFITEINKLDYCTETAETANWPCAPGKQYYGRGPIQLTYNYNYGQAGEALGYDLLNNPDLVATDPTISFKTAIWFWMTAQENKPSSHDVITGKWVPSAADMAASRVPGYGVITNIINGGVECGHGSNDKVANRIGFYKSFCDAFGISYGDNLDCYNQRPFGYTAIRMHVKYLKNHIM is encoded by the exons ATGAACCTTGTTTCATGGATTCTCTTTTTAGCTTTCGTGCTTGCTAGAACCTCGGGAAAACATGCATATCGATTTCCCGAAGGAGAATGCGGAAAGGAAGCTGAATATACTCCATGTCGAGATGGGTATTGTTGTAGCAATGATGGGTGGTGCGGCAACACCGATGACTATTGTTCACCTGGTCACTGTCAGAGCCAATGCCctacttctcctcctcctccttctcctcctcctcctcctcctccaataGCCCCACCACCACCTCCCATAgtcccacccccacccccattTCCCGAAGGAGAATGCGGAAAGGAAGCTGAATATACTCCATGTCGAGATGGGTATTGTTGTAGCAATGATGGGTGGTGTGGCAACACCGATGACTATTGTTCACCTGGTCACTGTCAGAGCCAATGCCCTGctactcctcctcctcctcctcctccatctccCATCGTCCCAACCCCAGCCCCAGCCCCAGCCCCAGCCCAAGCTTCAAACCCTACATCTAGTGGCGATGATGTTAGCAGCATCATCACCCCATCTCTTTTCGACAAACTTCTCCTACATAGGAATGATCTCATATGTGAAAGTACTAACGGATTCTACAGTTACGATGCTTTCCTTGCTGCTGCACGATCTTTTACTGGCTTTGGCACCACTGGTGATGTTGATACTCGTAAAAGGGAGATTGCTGCTTTCTTGGCTCAAACCTCCTATGAAACCGCAG GAGGGTGGGCAGATGCACCAAATGGTGCCTATGCATGGCGATATTGCTTTATTACGGAGATAAACAAACTCGACTATTGTACGGAGACTGCAGAGACTGCAAATTGGCCATGCGCTCCAGGCAAACAATACTATGGCCGTGGACCCATTCAACTCACTTA CAACTACAATTATGGGCAAGCAGGTGAAGCCCTTGGATATGATCTCCTAAACAATCCGGATCTGGTAGCCACAGACCCAACCATATCGTTCAAGACAGCGATATGGTTTTGGATGACGGCGCAAGAAAACAAGCCATCCAGCCACGATGTTATCACCGGAAAATGGGTACCTTCTGCCGCAGACATGGCCGCAAGTCGAGTCCCAGGCTACGGTGTCATCACCAACATAATCAACGGTGGGGTCGAATGTGGGCATGGTTCCAATGATAAAGTGGCTAATAGGATCGGGTTCTATAAGAGTTTCTGTGACGCATTTGGAATTAGCTATGGTGACAACTTGGATTGCTATAATCAACGTCCTTTTGGCTACACTGCTATCCGTATGCATGTAAAATATCTAAAGAACCATATAATGTAA